Within the Candidatus Eremiobacteraceae bacterium genome, the region CACGGGTCGAGCAGCCGTTCGTACGGCATCGCGGTGGCGAAAATGGCCGGTTTGCCGCCTGAAGTGGTGCAACGCGCCCGCGAAATTGCCGATGATATTGAACGGAGGCCCGGACCGGCACCGGCGCCGCTACGGCGGCGAGGCGACCCCGGGCAGCCCGACGCCCAGCTTGCGCTCGACGTCGATCCCGTCGAATAAATTCGACGGTTCGGTCGAATGAATTCGACCGCTACATTTGAGAGGTAGAGATTCTTCGAACCGTCTCGTTCCCGATGATCGTGGCCGCAGCCCGGTGGCTGGCGGTCGCACAGGTGCTGCTCGCGCCGATCAGCGCGCCCGCGCCGCTGTGGCTGATCGCGGCCTTGTTCGGCTACGCGCTCGTCGCCACCGCGCTGGCCGCCATGCCGCGCCTTTCGAAGAAGCCGCAAGACAAGAAAGACGAACTGCCCGAGATCGCGTCGGCGCTCATCATCTTGCTCGACGTCACCGCCACTGCGGCCGTCGGCTGGTTCTCGGGCGTCAGCTCGCTCGCGCTCATCATCGGTCTTGACGCGGCGACCCTTTCCGACGTCGCGGCGATCTCGTTCATCCTGCTGTCGGCGGGCTGCCTGACCTTCGCGATCTATTTCGGCCACCCGGTCGACGCGGCCGGCCGCCCGGCGGACATGCTGCTCATCATCGGCTACGCGGTCGTGCTGCCGCTGATCGCGTTCATCGCCGCTGCGCACGGACTGCTCGGCCGGCGGCGCGCAGAGCAGCAGACGCGCGCGATCATGCGCGTGCTCGACGCCGGATCGGACCTCGGCACGAAGGTCACCTTGAACGAGGCTTTGACGCAGCTCGTCATCATGCTGCGCGAATTCCGCGAGTCGGTGCCGTGGAGCAACGTCGTCATCTACATCACGCGCACGGATGAAGAAGCGCAAGACGAAGTGCTGGTGGAAGAAGCGGTCGAAGGCGCATACGCCGATTTCTACCGCGGCAGCAAGCTGCGCTTCGGCGAAGGCGTGGTCGGCTTTGCGGCCGCCGAGCAGCGCCCGCTCATCGTCGCCGATATCCAAAAAGACTATCGCGAGTCGTCGCTGCCGCGCCCCAAAGCCGCGCACGGCTGCCTGGTCGTGCCGATCGTCACCGACCGCGTCACCATCGGCGCGGTGATGCTGGTCGCCGCCAAACCGAGCGCGTTCACGTTCGAACAGCAGCGCCTTGTCGACAGACTCGTCCGCTTGGCGTCGGTCGGCATCCAAAACGCACGGCTGCACAGCAAGACGCTCGAGCTGGCCGAGACCGACTCGATGACGGGCTTGCTCACCAACCGCGCATATCAAGAGCGCCTCGAGAATGAATTCCGCAAGGCGCAGCTGACCAAGCAATCGCTCGCGCTGCTGATCCTCGACGTCGATTTCTTCAAGCACGTCAACGACACGTATGGCCATCCGCAAGGCGACGAGCTGTTGCGCCAGCTCGGCGAAGTCATCCGGATGCACGCGCGCAAGATCGACATCTGCTGCCGTTACGGCGGCGACGAGTTCGTCGTGCTCATGCCCGAGACGATCAAGGCCGAAGCCGCGATGGTCGCGGGCCGGCTGCGCCAGGCGATCGAGATGAACGAATTCTCGCTCGAGACGACGACCGCCAAGATCACCGTGTCGATCGGCGTCGCCGGCTATCCGCAGGACGTTTCGACCAAGCAGCAATTGGTCAAATCCGCTGACTCCGCGTTGTACGCGGCAAAACAGTCCGGCCGCAACAACGTCAAACTCGCGACCCGCGAGACGCTCCCCGTCCGGATGTAATCACCGGCGCGCGGGCGAAGCGCTCGCGCACATGCCCGGATCCATCCGCCAGCTCGACCCAGCGACGATCGCTCAGATCGCCGCCGGCGAGGTGATCGAGCGCCCCGTCTCCGTGGTGAAAGAGCTCGTCGAGAACAGCCTCGACGCGGGCGCGTCTTCGGTCGTGGTCGAGGTGACGGACGGCGGGCGCACCTCGATCTCGGTGACCGACAACGGCTCCGGCATCGCTCGCGACGAGCTCGCCCTCGCGTTCGCGCGCCACGCCACCAGCAAACTGGCAAGCGCGCGCGACTTGTTCGCCATCAACACGCTCGGCTTTCGCGGCGAAGGTCTGGCGAGCATCGCCGCCGCCGGAGCGGTCGAGCTGACCTCGCGCCAGCCCGGCGCGGAGATGGGCGCGCGCATCGAGGCGCGCGGGGTCAGCGTAGGCGAGCCGTCGGTGTGCGCCGCGCCGCCCGGCACCAAAGTGGTGGTGCACGACCTGTTCGCCCTGACGCCCGTGCGGCGGGAATTCGTGAAAAGCCCGCGTGCCGAATTCGCGCGCATCAGCACGTTCCTCAGCCGCATCGCGCTGGGCTGGCCGGAGGTCGCGTTCGCGCTGCGCCACGACGGCAAAGACGTGTGGACGTTGCCATCGGTGCGCGACGGCGTCGCGCGGCTCGAGATGGTGTTCGGCTCGCACGCGCGCGGAGCGCTCGAGCCGCTCGCGGACGACGGCGCGCCCGCGCGCATCGTCGTGAGCGGGTACATCAGCCGGTCCGGACACGACCGGCCCAATCGCGACGGGCAGGTGTTCTTCGTGAACGGCCGCCTCGTGCGCGCACCGCAACTGGGCGCGGCGTGGCTCGCGGGATCGGGCTCGTTCGGCATGACCGGACGCTACCCGTTCGGCATGCTCGCGCTCGAGCTGCCGCCCGAAGACGTCGACGTCAACGTCCATCCGACCAAGATCGAGGTCCGGTTCGCGCGCGGCAACGAAGCGTTCGACGCCGTGCGCACGGCGGTCGCTCGGACGCTTCGGCGCAGCGACCCGGTGCGCAGCGCGCCCGCGGTGGCCTTCGCGCCTACGTCACCCAGCGTGCAGGCGCAAGAAGCCGTGCACGCGTCGCACCTCTTCAGCGAGAGCGCGCTCACAGAAAGCGCGTTGAGAGAAAGCGCGTTCAAAGAACGCGCTGCGACAGCGGAGGAAGCGCCGGCATCGAACGGCGTGCGCGTCTACGGCCAGATCGACCAGACCTTCATCGTCGTGGGCGATGGCGACGGCCTGCTCTTCATGGATCAGCACGCCGCTCACGAACGCGTCGCCTACGAAGCCATTCTCGCGCGCCAGGGGGACGACGAAGCCGCAGCGCCGTTGCTCTTCCCAAGCGTCGTCGAATTGACCGCGGGCCAAGCGGCGGTGCTGTACGAGAACATCGACGCGCTGGCGCAGGCGGGCGTCGTGGTCGAGCCGTTCGGCGAAGGCGCGTTCCGGATCTGCGCCCTGCCGGCCGGTTACGAAAAGCGGCGCTTCGATCTCGCGGGCATGCTCGAGGACTTGAGCGCCGACGATGCCGCGCGCGAAGGCGCCGCGCACCGCAATCGCGTGCTCGCCACCATCGCCTGCCATTCGGTCGTGCGGGCTCACGAACCGCTGTCGCTGCAGGAGCAGGCCGCGCTCTACGAGCGCCTGCGGCGCTGCGACGACCCACATACATGCCCACACGGCCGGCCGACGATGCTGCGCATCGACGCAGCATCGCTTGCAAAGGCGTTCGGCCGGACCTGATGCGCGCGGGCCGCGTGCGAGCGCTGGCGATATGCGGACCGACCGCATCGGGGAAGTCCGAGTTCGCCGCTCGTCTTGCCGAGCTCGTGGGCGGCGAGGTCGTCAACGCCGACTCGCGCCAAGTGTACGCGGGCATGCGCACCGGCACCGGCTGGCCGAGCGACGAGCAACTGGCGCGCGCGCCGCACCACGGCTATGGCACGGCCGCACCCGACGAGCGCTACAGCGCCGCGCGCTTCGTCGCAGACGCACGAGCGATCATCGCACAGATCGCGGAGCGCGGCAAACTGCCGATCGTCGTCGGCGGCACCGGTCTGTACGTCGAGGCGCTCGCCGGCAGCATGCCCCTCGACCGGCCATTCGCGAACGACGAACTGCGCGAGCGGCTGCGCCGCGAGGCAGCCGTACATCCCGCGCCCGCCTTGCGCGACTGGCTCGAAGCGATCGCGCCGGCGGCCGCGGCGCGCATCGCGCCGGGCGATCGCTATCGCACCTTGCGCGCGCTCGAAGGCGCTCTCGCCGCGCGCGAGTCGCCGCAGCGCCGGCTCGACCGCAATGCGCCCTCCGAGTCGCCGCTCGCGAGCGGCCCGGACACCGCGGTTGCGCTGACGATCGCGGTCCTCGAGATGCCGCGCCGCGAGCTGGAGGCTCGCATCGCGGAGCGCGTGCGCGCGATGTTCGCGCACGGCCTCGTCGAAGAGGCGCTGGCCGTCCGCCGCGCGTACGGCGACGCGCCGGCGCTCAGCGGCATCGGCTACGCCGAGGCGCTGGCCTATGCGGACGGCGCCGCGACGCGCGCCGAAGCGCTCGCCGCCGCGATCGTGCGCACGCGCTCCTACGCGAAACGCCAGCAGACCTGGTTCCGCCGCATCGCCGACGCGCGCCGGCTCGACGCGCTCGACTCGCGCACCGCGTATGAGCTGGCGGAGCTGGCAAGGGGTTTGGCGGCGGCGGACTGAACAAACGCACGGTGAAGACCAACGTGCCCCTGCAAGATGCATACTTGCTGGCAGTCAAGCGCGAGAACGCTCCGGTCACCATCTACCTGCGCAACGGCTTTCAGCTGCGCGGCCACGTGCGCGGCTTCGACAACTTCACGATCATCCTCGAGTACGATAACAAGCCGCACTTGGTGTACAAACACGCGGTGTCGACGGTCTCGCCGCAGGCGCCCGTGCAGTTCTCCGGCTCGGATCTTGCGGCGCATGCCATCGGCAATTCGAATGCGCAACGGCCGCAACCAGGCCCGGATGCTCCCGCGCACAACTCGGACGGCGCCGCGCATCCCATCAGCAGCTAAGCACTAGCCGCTCGCTCATGCCGATCATCGCCCTCACGAAGTGCCAGGGGACTGGCAATGATTTCCTCTTGTTCGACGCGCGCGAAAGCCGCTCGCCGCACTATCCCGAGCTCGCGCGCGCGCTGTGCGACCGGCGTTTCGGCCTCGGCGCCGACGGGCTGCTCGTGCTGCAACCGCCCACGGTGACGGGCGCGGACCTTTCCATGCGGATCTTCAACGCTGACGGCAGCGAAGCCGAGATGTGCGGCAACGGCATCCGCTGCGTGTGGCGTTACCTCGAGCGCGAGACCAGCGCCCACCGCGCGCTGGAGGTCCAAACCGCGACCGGCATCGTGCGCATCGAGCCGGACGCCGGCGGCACCATCCGCGTGGAGATGGGCGTGCCCAGATTGCACGAGCCGCTGGAGATCGGCATCGACGTCGCCGGCCGCACGCTGCGCTACGCGCCCGTCTCGATGGGCAATCCGCATGCCGTGATCTTCGTCGACGAGCCGCTTGCCGGCATCGCGCTGGACGATCTGGCGACCGCGATCGCCAGCCTCGATGCGATAGCGGGCGAGATCAACGTCGAGGTCGCGCTGATCGCCGGCGGGCGTATCCACATGCGCGTGTACGAACGAGGCGTCGGCGAGACGCACGCGTGCGGCACCGGCGCCTGCGCCGTCGCCGCCGTCGCGATCGCTTCGCAGCGCGCGCGTTCGCCGGTCAGCGTGCGCAGCAAAGGCGGCGATGTCACCGTGGCTTGGGATGGAGCCGGCTCGCCCGCCTACCTGTCGGGGCCGGCGGAGCTCGTCTTCGACACCACGGTCGAGGTCACCGATGACGGCCGCGTGCGCGCCATCGGACGAAAGAATCTGACAGCAAAGCGGTGAGTTCGCCGACCGCCGTGTTCGCGCGCGCAGACGGCAGCGTGCTCGATCTGCCCGGAGTGCAGGCGGCCGCGGACGACGGGCGCGTGCAGCCCGCGGGCGCCGGCGACTTCATCCCGCTGCCCGAGGGCTCGCTGCTGCTGACGTTGCCTGCACGCAACGTGGTCGGCTATCGCGACGGCCGGCCCGTCGAGTTCGATGCGTTCGAGGGCGAGAGCGTCTGCGCGGTGGCAGCGGCGCTGCCGCTCGGCTACACGCGCACGCTGCTTCCCGCCTACGTGCCCCGCGCGCAAGCTCCGCCGCTGCCGCTCTACGGCTACGCGGCGGTCGCGTGGCACGGCGGCGCACTCCATGCGGGCGCGATGCGCACGGACCACCTGCAGAGCTGGTCGCCCGCAGCGCATGCGCGCGACAAGCTTGCCCGCGCGATCGCCGCGCGCCGCGAGGAGATGCCCGACAGCCCGTTGCTGCGCCAGCTCGAACGATGCGCGCTCGAATACGGCTGCTACACGGCGCAGAACGCCTTCCTGCGGCTCGGCGAAGCCGCCATTCCGGTGTCCCCGGCGTGCAACGCGCGCTGCATCGGCTGCATCTCCGAGCAAGAGCCAGACGCCGGGATCGCGAGCGCGCAAGAACGCGTGCGCGCATTGCCGGCGCTGCGCGATATGACGGAGCTCGCCGTCGCGCATCTCGACGCCGGCAGCGCGAGGATCGTCTCGTTCGGTCAAGGCTGCGAAGGCGAGCCGCTGCTGGCCGCGCCGCGCATCGCGGCGGCCATACGCAACATCCGCGCGCGCACCAAGGCGGGCACCATCCATATGAATACGAACGCGAGCCTGCCGCGCGCGCTCGAGACGCTCATCGACGCGGGCCTGCAATCCGTGCGCATCAGCCTCAACGCCGCTCGCCCGAGCGCGTACGCCGCATATTATCGCCCGCGCGGCTACGGCTTCGACGAGGTGATCGAGAGCATCGAGCTGGCGAGCCGGCGCGGTCTCGGCCTTTCGCTGAACCTGCTCACCCACCCGGGCGTGACGGACGACCCGGACGAGATCGACGCGTTCGGCGCGCTGCTGCGCGCGCATCCGGTCGAGATGGTGCAGACGCGCACCCTCAACGTGGATCCAGCCGTCTACTTCGAAGCGCTGGGCCGGCCGACGCGCACGCCGATCGGCATGCGCGGATGGTTCGCATGGATGCGCGCGACGTTCCCGGCGGTGGGTCTGGGAAACTTCACGCGGGGCTTCGGCTA harbors:
- the mutL gene encoding DNA mismatch repair endonuclease MutL; translated protein: MPGSIRQLDPATIAQIAAGEVIERPVSVVKELVENSLDAGASSVVVEVTDGGRTSISVTDNGSGIARDELALAFARHATSKLASARDLFAINTLGFRGEGLASIAAAGAVELTSRQPGAEMGARIEARGVSVGEPSVCAAPPGTKVVVHDLFALTPVRREFVKSPRAEFARISTFLSRIALGWPEVAFALRHDGKDVWTLPSVRDGVARLEMVFGSHARGALEPLADDGAPARIVVSGYISRSGHDRPNRDGQVFFVNGRLVRAPQLGAAWLAGSGSFGMTGRYPFGMLALELPPEDVDVNVHPTKIEVRFARGNEAFDAVRTAVARTLRRSDPVRSAPAVAFAPTSPSVQAQEAVHASHLFSESALTESALRESAFKERAATAEEAPASNGVRVYGQIDQTFIVVGDGDGLLFMDQHAAHERVAYEAILARQGDDEAAAPLLFPSVVELTAGQAAVLYENIDALAQAGVVVEPFGEGAFRICALPAGYEKRRFDLAGMLEDLSADDAAREGAAHRNRVLATIACHSVVRAHEPLSLQEQAALYERLRRCDDPHTCPHGRPTMLRIDAASLAKAFGRT
- the miaA gene encoding tRNA (adenosine(37)-N6)-dimethylallyltransferase MiaA encodes the protein MRAGRVRALAICGPTASGKSEFAARLAELVGGEVVNADSRQVYAGMRTGTGWPSDEQLARAPHHGYGTAAPDERYSAARFVADARAIIAQIAERGKLPIVVGGTGLYVEALAGSMPLDRPFANDELRERLRREAAVHPAPALRDWLEAIAPAAAARIAPGDRYRTLRALEGALAARESPQRRLDRNAPSESPLASGPDTAVALTIAVLEMPRRELEARIAERVRAMFAHGLVEEALAVRRAYGDAPALSGIGYAEALAYADGAATRAEALAAAIVRTRSYAKRQQTWFRRIADARRLDALDSRTAYELAELARGLAAAD
- a CDS encoding sensor domain-containing diguanylate cyclase, whose translation is MIVAAARWLAVAQVLLAPISAPAPLWLIAALFGYALVATALAAMPRLSKKPQDKKDELPEIASALIILLDVTATAAVGWFSGVSSLALIIGLDAATLSDVAAISFILLSAGCLTFAIYFGHPVDAAGRPADMLLIIGYAVVLPLIAFIAAAHGLLGRRRAEQQTRAIMRVLDAGSDLGTKVTLNEALTQLVIMLREFRESVPWSNVVIYITRTDEEAQDEVLVEEAVEGAYADFYRGSKLRFGEGVVGFAAAEQRPLIVADIQKDYRESSLPRPKAAHGCLVVPIVTDRVTIGAVMLVAAKPSAFTFEQQRLVDRLVRLASVGIQNARLHSKTLELAETDSMTGLLTNRAYQERLENEFRKAQLTKQSLALLILDVDFFKHVNDTYGHPQGDELLRQLGEVIRMHARKIDICCRYGGDEFVVLMPETIKAEAAMVAGRLRQAIEMNEFSLETTTAKITVSIGVAGYPQDVSTKQQLVKSADSALYAAKQSGRNNVKLATRETLPVRM
- the dapF gene encoding diaminopimelate epimerase; translation: MPIIALTKCQGTGNDFLLFDARESRSPHYPELARALCDRRFGLGADGLLVLQPPTVTGADLSMRIFNADGSEAEMCGNGIRCVWRYLERETSAHRALEVQTATGIVRIEPDAGGTIRVEMGVPRLHEPLEIGIDVAGRTLRYAPVSMGNPHAVIFVDEPLAGIALDDLATAIASLDAIAGEINVEVALIAGGRIHMRVYERGVGETHACGTGACAVAAVAIASQRARSPVSVRSKGGDVTVAWDGAGSPAYLSGPAELVFDTTVEVTDDGRVRAIGRKNLTAKR
- a CDS encoding radical SAM protein; this encodes MSSPTAVFARADGSVLDLPGVQAAADDGRVQPAGAGDFIPLPEGSLLLTLPARNVVGYRDGRPVEFDAFEGESVCAVAAALPLGYTRTLLPAYVPRAQAPPLPLYGYAAVAWHGGALHAGAMRTDHLQSWSPAAHARDKLARAIAARREEMPDSPLLRQLERCALEYGCYTAQNAFLRLGEAAIPVSPACNARCIGCISEQEPDAGIASAQERVRALPALRDMTELAVAHLDAGSARIVSFGQGCEGEPLLAAPRIAAAIRNIRARTKAGTIHMNTNASLPRALETLIDAGLQSVRISLNAARPSAYAAYYRPRGYGFDEVIESIELASRRGLGLSLNLLTHPGVTDDPDEIDAFGALLRAHPVEMVQTRTLNVDPAVYFEALGRPTRTPIGMRGWFAWMRATFPAVGLGNFTRGFG